In Planktothrix tepida PCC 9214, a genomic segment contains:
- a CDS encoding type IV pilin-like G/H family protein, giving the protein MGKLELPDKKLNIPPRGEKPMKTEFKAKFLQYVANRKKEEGFTLIELLVVIIIIGILAAIALPSFLNQANKAKQSEGKQYLSSINKGQQAYYAENTQFGATISELGIGLKTQTSNFVYDNGVATGGTGASSSASPASSAMKAYAAGVGLSGTGEAKTTSTVLCEEVVAANWQDPVSIGFSTTGPICGTNQSAVTK; this is encoded by the coding sequence GTGGGTAAGTTAGAACTACCAGATAAAAAGTTAAACATCCCCCCAAGAGGAGAAAAACCTATGAAGACCGAATTTAAAGCGAAATTCCTGCAATACGTTGCTAATAGAAAAAAAGAAGAAGGTTTCACCTTAATTGAATTGTTAGTTGTTATTATCATTATCGGTATTCTGGCTGCGATCGCTCTGCCTTCCTTCCTCAACCAAGCTAACAAAGCCAAACAGTCTGAAGGAAAACAATATCTTTCTTCCATTAACAAAGGTCAACAAGCTTACTACGCTGAAAATACACAGTTTGGAGCAACCATTTCAGAATTAGGGATTGGTTTAAAAACCCAAACCTCTAACTTTGTCTATGACAATGGAGTTGCTACTGGTGGTACTGGAGCATCATCCTCAGCTTCCCCTGCTTCCTCTGCAATGAAAGCTTATGCGGCAGGTGTCGGCTTAAGTGGAACAGGCGAAGCAAAAACAACCTCTACTGTTCTCTGTGAAGAAGTTGTAGCTGCAAACTGGCAGGATCCTGTTAGTATTGGATTCTCTACTACTGGGCCAATTTGTGGAACCAACCAAAGTGCAGTAACGAAATAA
- a CDS encoding O-linked N-acetylglucosamine transferase, SPINDLY family protein codes for MKSNLSLSVYSDWEQKAKQYWEEKNYTQSAKLYEAAIEREPDVKSLYWYLGLMLLLQGQEVEAQTTWFLAMTEGEPDQVEQWTQELIQVLETEAERQRITLGDCTTAWIIRQHIREINPTDINNLLHLVGLSTLLNTYSDEVLVEFGILELFQSNVIVPEDVNNDLLLEVLNNVLDQAPQQPLSYELVETTVPYLSDIQSYMGVLVPVIYQLAYSRSQHPLAIKFTEQGLKFDPKHPELWRCLSTLYQDIGEYAKGIEVAKHCYSVMDNFPDQVYATFLLLRGLMSAGGRWTEFCTTIENYQLMLNRLLEEKPTLAYDLAVRSFSTTFFFPYYQDQPRENYSLRRQVSEFIQSNIETQNTETVKYCRGWKSRSKTNILAEKRLNIGYVSHCLRNHSVGWLARGLFQHHDHDKFKIHSYLFAAQKNHNEVQDWYVSKSDKAHGLGLDGKEVAKVIYDDEIDILVDLDSLTLTSTCETLALKPAPIQVTWLGWDASSVPSVDYFMADPYVLPEDAQDYYQETIWRLPNTYLAVDGFEIAIPSLRRDELGVSNDAILYFTAQRGYKYNPDTAKLQLQILKAVPNSYFLIKGMADQESLKTFYAEIAESVGVDCDRLKLLPLSPTEASHRANLAIADVVLDTYPYNGATTTMETLWMGVPMVTKVGQQFAARNSYTMMINAGITEGIAWTDEEYVEWGIKLGTDENLRQQVTWKLRKNRQTAPLWNAEQFTREMENAYQQMWQRYIEGKN; via the coding sequence ATGAAATCTAATCTTAGTCTAAGTGTTTATTCTGATTGGGAACAAAAAGCCAAGCAGTATTGGGAAGAAAAAAACTATACCCAATCGGCAAAATTGTATGAAGCTGCGATTGAAAGAGAACCTGATGTTAAATCTCTATACTGGTATCTAGGCTTAATGTTATTATTGCAAGGACAAGAAGTGGAAGCTCAAACCACTTGGTTCTTGGCAATGACCGAAGGTGAACCGGATCAAGTTGAGCAGTGGACGCAAGAATTAATCCAAGTTTTAGAAACTGAAGCTGAACGACAAAGAATTACCCTCGGAGACTGTACAACAGCCTGGATTATTCGCCAGCATATTCGAGAAATTAATCCCACAGATATTAATAATCTTTTACATTTAGTGGGCTTATCAACCTTACTGAACACTTATTCCGATGAGGTGCTAGTTGAATTCGGAATTTTAGAGTTATTTCAATCTAATGTTATTGTTCCAGAAGACGTTAATAATGACTTATTACTTGAAGTTTTAAATAATGTTTTAGACCAAGCTCCTCAACAGCCTTTATCTTATGAATTAGTAGAAACCACTGTTCCTTATCTGTCTGATATTCAGTCCTATATGGGAGTCTTAGTTCCCGTTATCTATCAATTAGCGTATTCTCGAAGTCAACATCCTTTAGCAATTAAATTCACTGAACAAGGCTTAAAATTCGATCCCAAGCATCCTGAATTATGGCGATGTTTATCGACGTTGTATCAAGATATCGGGGAATATGCAAAGGGGATAGAAGTTGCAAAACATTGTTATTCTGTAATGGATAATTTTCCTGATCAAGTCTATGCAACTTTTTTATTGCTTCGGGGGTTAATGAGTGCTGGTGGACGCTGGACAGAATTCTGCACAACGATAGAAAATTATCAGTTGATGCTCAATCGTTTATTGGAAGAAAAGCCAACCTTAGCTTATGATTTGGCTGTGCGCTCTTTTTCAACAACATTTTTCTTTCCCTATTATCAAGATCAACCCCGCGAAAACTACTCGCTGCGTCGTCAGGTTTCTGAATTTATCCAGTCTAATATAGAAACTCAAAATACAGAAACAGTCAAGTATTGTCGGGGTTGGAAATCTCGTTCAAAAACAAATATTTTAGCTGAAAAACGCTTAAATATTGGTTATGTTTCCCACTGTTTAAGAAATCATTCGGTCGGTTGGTTAGCGAGGGGTTTATTTCAACATCATGACCATGATAAGTTTAAAATTCATAGTTATTTATTCGCAGCACAAAAGAATCATAATGAGGTACAAGATTGGTACGTTAGTAAAAGTGATAAAGCCCATGGATTAGGGTTAGATGGAAAAGAAGTGGCTAAAGTTATTTATGATGACGAGATTGATATTTTAGTAGATCTCGACAGTTTAACCTTGACATCAACCTGTGAAACCTTAGCTCTTAAACCAGCACCCATACAAGTTACTTGGTTAGGTTGGGATGCTTCATCGGTTCCCAGTGTCGATTATTTTATGGCTGACCCTTACGTTTTACCTGAAGATGCTCAAGACTATTATCAGGAAACAATTTGGCGTTTACCTAATACTTATTTAGCAGTAGATGGGTTTGAAATCGCAATTCCTAGCCTGCGACGGGACGAATTAGGGGTTTCTAATGATGCCATTCTGTATTTTACGGCTCAACGAGGCTATAAATATAACCCTGATACGGCTAAATTACAGCTTCAAATTTTGAAAGCTGTTCCTAATAGTTATTTTTTGATTAAAGGGATGGCTGATCAAGAATCTTTGAAAACTTTTTATGCTGAAATTGCTGAATCTGTTGGGGTCGATTGCGATCGCTTAAAATTATTACCTTTATCCCCAACAGAAGCGAGTCATCGAGCTAATTTAGCGATCGCAGATGTAGTTCTTGATACCTATCCCTATAATGGTGCTACAACCACGATGGAAACCCTGTGGATGGGTGTTCCAATGGTGACAAAGGTTGGGCAACAATTCGCCGCCCGTAATAGTTATACGATGATGATTAATGCCGGAATTACAGAAGGTATTGCTTGGACAGATGAAGAATATGTGGAATGGGGAATTAAGCTAGGAACTGATGAAAATTTACGGCAACAAGTTACTTGGAAATTAAGAAAAAATAGACAAACTGCCCCGTTATGGAATGCGGAACAATTTACCCGTGAGATGGAGAATGCTTATCAACAAATGTGGCAGAGATATATTGAGGGTAAGAATTAA
- a CDS encoding glycosyltransferase family 4 protein has protein sequence MIKVLHIIDWLCLGGAARGMIATSKYSSRLGQFEHYLVSLKPPDWMALELAEQSGMKFINTLDQTDIFEAIKTVDIVQVHYWNNPKLFEFLRSPLPETRLLIWFHVAGEYPPQVITKELVDYADFAIPCNPYSYELPVFQSLPDAVRIEKIGMVYDAADFERVANIQPKPHQNFNVGYIGSVSFSKMHQDYVAMSAAVNLPDVRFVVCGGGVEDYLKQQAEKINASEKFDFRGFVEDIASVIETLDIYGYPLCKDTYAAAELNLQEVMCAGIPPVVFPHGGIKRLVINNYTGLVVKSQLEYTQAIEYLYHHPQERIRLGQNAKEYAKQLFGAENAAKQLNPIYEKLMQLPKRERQWGIPMGSSLLDQPLSLLDVLELPEKFVGAQTFIKALGHTAEPFLVSLTAENIDLILAAEEQIAASSMLLGLGEGSICQYRDHYINDGYLRLWLALVLRHQQRIPQAIFEFQNAINLGCNHWRVFWYLAESAEQLQDIVLAEQAVTRVLQFVPDFVKAQQLYERLQPLLEGDISHLGLKDINLIVFLDWTQEEEQLYSQLSAIIKTLINHLDKRQIKLLIDHQGMGDEDADLTLSSMMMNLLIEDELDVEEGPDVSLLGQLTQPQWSNLLSIVQGRICLDLENSTAIEAVHADQIPQFPLEELLDWRGLKLENGGWELWKLREKNYIVFPDWKQPEETLYLELAHLFQTLATLPNQNEITLYLNNQNILDEDANVILSSMVMNFFMETELDVTVGLEILLTGQLTDQQSQALGSRLTARMILLHEDQNAIANFNGEKIPVYDL, from the coding sequence ATGATTAAGGTTCTACATATTATTGATTGGTTGTGTTTGGGTGGTGCTGCTCGCGGCATGATAGCTACCTCCAAATATTCATCAAGATTAGGTCAATTTGAACATTATTTAGTCTCCCTTAAACCCCCTGATTGGATGGCTTTAGAACTGGCTGAACAATCGGGAATGAAATTTATTAATACTTTGGATCAAACGGACATCTTTGAGGCTATTAAAACCGTTGATATTGTTCAAGTTCATTATTGGAATAACCCCAAACTGTTTGAATTTTTGCGATCGCCACTTCCCGAAACTCGGCTCTTAATTTGGTTTCATGTTGCTGGAGAATATCCCCCTCAAGTGATTACTAAGGAATTAGTAGATTACGCTGATTTTGCTATTCCTTGTAATCCTTACTCCTATGAGCTTCCGGTCTTTCAATCTCTCCCTGATGCCGTGAGAATTGAAAAAATTGGTATGGTTTATGATGCGGCAGATTTTGAGCGTGTTGCTAATATTCAGCCTAAACCCCATCAAAATTTTAATGTCGGTTATATTGGCAGTGTTAGCTTTAGTAAAATGCACCAAGATTATGTCGCCATGAGTGCTGCGGTGAATCTTCCCGATGTGCGTTTTGTGGTTTGTGGTGGAGGTGTAGAAGATTATTTAAAACAACAAGCTGAAAAAATTAATGCGTCTGAAAAATTTGATTTCCGAGGCTTCGTTGAAGATATTGCATCCGTGATTGAAACCTTAGATATTTATGGTTATCCGCTTTGTAAAGATACCTATGCCGCCGCAGAGTTAAATTTACAAGAAGTCATGTGTGCTGGAATCCCCCCTGTTGTTTTTCCTCATGGTGGAATTAAACGATTAGTTATTAATAATTATACTGGATTAGTCGTTAAAAGTCAATTAGAATACACCCAAGCCATTGAATATCTTTATCATCATCCTCAAGAAAGAATACGACTTGGGCAAAATGCTAAAGAATATGCTAAACAGCTTTTTGGTGCCGAAAATGCGGCTAAACAATTGAATCCTATTTATGAAAAATTAATGCAATTACCCAAGCGGGAACGTCAATGGGGCATTCCGATGGGATCGAGCTTATTAGATCAACCGCTATCTTTACTGGATGTTTTAGAACTCCCTGAAAAGTTTGTGGGAGCGCAAACCTTTATTAAAGCGTTGGGTCATACAGCCGAACCTTTTCTGGTTAGTTTAACCGCAGAAAATATTGATTTAATTCTAGCAGCCGAAGAACAAATTGCCGCTTCATCGATGTTATTGGGATTAGGAGAAGGAAGCATTTGTCAGTATCGAGATCATTACATCAATGATGGCTATTTAAGGTTATGGTTGGCGTTGGTTTTACGTCATCAGCAAAGAATTCCTCAAGCCATTTTTGAGTTTCAAAATGCTATTAATTTAGGCTGTAATCATTGGCGTGTTTTTTGGTATTTAGCCGAATCAGCAGAACAATTACAGGATATTGTTTTGGCTGAACAAGCGGTAACAAGAGTGTTACAGTTTGTGCCGGATTTTGTCAAAGCACAACAACTTTATGAGCGTTTACAACCTTTATTAGAAGGGGATATTAGTCATCTGGGATTAAAGGACATTAATCTGATCGTATTTCTTGACTGGACTCAAGAAGAAGAACAACTGTATTCCCAGTTAAGTGCTATCATCAAAACTCTGATTAATCATCTTGATAAACGTCAAATTAAACTATTGATTGATCATCAAGGAATGGGCGATGAAGATGCAGATTTAACGTTATCGAGTATGATGATGAATCTTCTGATAGAAGATGAATTAGATGTGGAAGAGGGGCCAGATGTTTCTCTCCTGGGTCAGTTAACTCAACCCCAGTGGTCAAATTTACTTTCAATTGTCCAAGGTCGAATTTGTTTAGACCTGGAAAACTCCACCGCAATTGAAGCAGTTCATGCTGATCAAATTCCCCAGTTTCCATTAGAAGAGTTGCTAGATTGGCGAGGTCTGAAGCTGGAAAATGGGGGTTGGGAATTGTGGAAACTTAGAGAAAAAAATTATATTGTTTTTCCTGATTGGAAACAACCGGAAGAAACTCTTTATTTAGAGTTAGCTCATCTCTTCCAAACCCTGGCAACTCTACCCAATCAAAACGAAATAACGTTATATCTGAATAATCAGAATATTTTGGATGAAGATGCTAATGTAATTTTATCTAGCATGGTCATGAATTTCTTCATGGAAACTGAATTGGATGTCACTGTCGGATTAGAAATTCTCCTCACAGGACAATTAACTGATCAGCAAAGTCAGGCTCTAGGATCTCGTTTGACTGCCCGCATGATTCTATTACATGAAGATCAAAATGCGATCGCTAATTTTAATGGAGAAAAAATTCCTGTTTATGATTTATAA
- a CDS encoding class I SAM-dependent methyltransferase, with protein MQNQDPKLLEKIRQQFDSAPYPRIPLEHSPKTDYELLFIHNLVTPYYLKYQKVINTEGKVILDAGCGSGYKSLMLAEANPGAKIVGIDISEQSIELARQRLKFHGFDNTEFYVLPIENLPEIGYEFDYINADEVLYLCPNLFNAMQGIKQVLKPQGIIRANVHSLYQRVGYFRAQSLFKLMGVMDETSQELKVEIARETIESIKDEVVLKTQTWNSPDYKNDEWLLVNYLLQGDKGYTIPEVFAVLKATDLQLISMVKWRQWQLLDLFKDPDNLPAFLALSLSEISIEEQLHLFELINPVHRLLDFWCGHCEQELILPVSEWAEVDWQTARVDLHPQLRTTQAKADLIECIQTHRPYEISQYVKLPTRIPITLESSRAACLLPLWDGKQTVISLAERWQQIYPLDPITLEPITVQRALQQIKEVLITLDAFLYVLLEHSG; from the coding sequence ATGCAAAACCAAGATCCAAAATTATTAGAAAAAATTCGTCAACAGTTTGACTCAGCCCCCTATCCTAGAATTCCCTTAGAACACTCCCCTAAAACCGATTATGAGTTGCTATTTATCCACAATTTAGTCACGCCTTATTATTTAAAATATCAGAAAGTTATTAATACAGAAGGAAAAGTTATTTTAGATGCAGGCTGTGGAAGCGGATATAAATCCTTAATGTTAGCAGAAGCCAATCCAGGGGCTAAAATTGTAGGGATTGATATTTCTGAACAATCTATTGAACTGGCTCGTCAACGTTTAAAATTTCATGGGTTTGATAATACAGAATTTTATGTTTTACCGATAGAAAACTTACCAGAAATTGGGTATGAGTTTGATTATATTAATGCAGATGAGGTGCTTTATCTATGCCCAAATTTATTCAATGCAATGCAAGGGATCAAACAAGTTTTAAAACCCCAAGGTATTATTCGGGCTAATGTACATAGTTTATATCAAAGGGTCGGTTATTTTAGGGCGCAATCTCTGTTTAAACTCATGGGAGTCATGGATGAAACTTCTCAAGAATTGAAGGTTGAGATCGCTAGAGAAACAATAGAATCCATCAAAGATGAAGTGGTACTCAAGACACAAACTTGGAATAGTCCAGATTATAAAAATGACGAATGGTTGCTGGTTAATTATTTACTTCAAGGGGATAAAGGCTATACAATCCCAGAGGTTTTTGCGGTTTTGAAGGCAACTGATTTACAATTGATCAGTATGGTAAAATGGCGACAATGGCAGTTACTAGATTTATTTAAAGATCCTGATAACTTACCTGCGTTTCTAGCCTTGAGTTTATCCGAAATTTCTATCGAGGAACAGCTACATTTATTTGAGTTAATTAACCCCGTGCATCGGTTATTAGATTTTTGGTGTGGTCATTGTGAGCAAGAATTGATTCTCCCGGTGTCTGAATGGGCTGAAGTTGATTGGCAAACGGCACGGGTTGATTTACATCCTCAACTCAGAACGACTCAAGCTAAAGCAGACTTAATTGAATGTATTCAGACCCATAGACCTTATGAAATTAGCCAATATGTGAAGTTACCCACTCGCATACCCATCACCCTTGAGAGTAGTCGGGCAGCCTGTTTACTGCCGTTATGGGATGGAAAACAGACGGTGATCTCCCTGGCAGAACGGTGGCAACAAATCTATCCTCTTGATCCCATTACCCTAGAACCCATTACTGTCCAGAGGGCACTGCAACAGATCAAAGAAGTCCTCATCACCCTGGATGCCTTTCTGTATGTGCTTCTGGAGCATTCCGGGTGA
- a CDS encoding CmcI family methyltransferase yields the protein MNDFLSQIAIKNQHLIQLILERGKPIKIELGSSQKRMEGWLTMDLDPNSDLCMDLSKPLPFPDNCVEEIYSSHLLEHFSFPDPMLNLLSECYRVLKPGGIFKIAVPDARIYIESYEKPDQFDPEKYCLYTPAYHYHSKIDFINYIAYMDGHHRYLFDNENLPIIIANVGFENVKLREFEPGLDLETRKHESIYAEARKPGVSYPLKNLSELDQKPQLTTPVCLMIFNRPDTTQQVFNAIRQVKPEKLLVIADGPRRNVNGEFQKCAATRAIINQVDWDCEVLTHYSDINLGCRHRVSSGLNWVFNTVEEAIILEDDCLPDVTFFRFCEELLERYRHDELIMAISGNNFQFGHNHPGASYYFSRYNHIWGWATWRRAWKLYDLEMKLWPSIRDTGRLQQILENPEVIAYWSRIFQDAYEGFNTWDYAWTFACWANQGLTILPHVNLVSNIGFRADATHTKGESQLANLPTQPISFPLQHPTVVMRNRQADHWTEAIMFSSTVSPTQEKLNSEGIERLSQGIESLNKNENLEALNLFKEVLEIAPEQSGVYYAKAIAEARLGQLFESLDSLKALLNLNPNHSQGQRLLEQLSTEAKQKIKAQIEKAISLFNQGQKVAALRCAEKNKEAGIFIPEMHYIRAVCLSAVGRYEEALAAAKQELENNPNHPEAQAQVQSLTQALIRPEKAKIPTHERPWNTALPYELMMSIQNALHNFSYKGVPLQKNPFDYSIYPVLLWKIKPQTIIEIGSKSGGSALWFGDLMNNFGIEGHVYSIDIVKVTQVSHPRVTFLEGDGSNLAETLSPKFIQSLPRPLLVIEDADHSFTTSKAVLDFFHAYLDQGEYIIVEDGIISDIVQDASYNSGPHQALKSFLSEHPQDYEIDGEYCDFFGYNLTWATNGFLKKQTLAKIRASIPQSIKSKSTNIKSQSLPPDYPEFQELLQIVSPYTGLSEERLYSLFSLAKKVCIDNIPGNFVECGVEKGGSTALLAAVLTRYSKQPRLLYAFDSFQGLPKPSEFDRYQGVSAESLGLTQGSCAAPESSVLNLCAKLGVSDVVRTVKGYFQDTLPQFRNSVGVIALLHMDGDWYESTKVILEQLFDRVVNDGFIQVDNYGHWEGCKKALHEFEEKNHLKFNLNPIDYTGVWLTTPDQFPLNPIIEPNLLNDFNQDDPVVYGIQSQMSKNERFQLYYVLRKLLPEFSQPLRFIEIGSFAGSSLFLTCKALNRLTSNLQGFAIDPGLHPQLKLVLQEVKQNVTHLQQFSHDAVIQLQLKFEQDSNFPPFIFVDGDHSYEGVKQDIINYYPLLKPGGIMMFHDYLPALNDENRSAILSHHGGNEPGIRQACQELMEDTYRCELIDIPLLYPTDPTQTQAYLPIIPGVFSTIRVYRKPIN from the coding sequence ATGAATGACTTTTTATCACAGATTGCCATCAAAAATCAACATTTAATTCAGTTGATTTTAGAAAGGGGAAAACCCATCAAAATTGAGTTAGGTTCTTCCCAGAAGAGAATGGAAGGGTGGCTCACAATGGATTTAGATCCCAATAGTGATTTATGTATGGATTTGTCAAAACCTCTACCCTTTCCTGATAACTGCGTAGAAGAAATTTACTCCTCTCATCTATTAGAACACTTTTCGTTTCCTGATCCGATGCTGAACTTGCTTTCAGAATGCTATCGCGTTTTAAAACCCGGAGGTATTTTTAAAATAGCTGTCCCCGATGCCAGAATTTATATAGAATCTTATGAGAAACCCGATCAATTCGATCCTGAAAAGTATTGTCTTTATACCCCTGCCTATCACTATCATTCTAAAATAGATTTTATTAATTATATCGCTTATATGGATGGTCATCATCGTTATCTGTTTGATAACGAAAACTTACCCATAATTATTGCTAATGTTGGTTTTGAAAATGTTAAGCTCAGGGAGTTTGAACCCGGTTTAGATTTAGAAACGAGAAAGCATGAATCTATTTATGCAGAAGCTAGAAAACCTGGGGTAAGTTATCCGCTTAAAAATTTATCTGAACTTGATCAAAAACCCCAATTAACAACTCCGGTTTGTTTAATGATTTTCAACAGACCGGACACAACGCAGCAAGTGTTTAATGCAATTCGTCAGGTGAAACCCGAAAAACTCCTGGTCATTGCTGATGGCCCGCGACGGAATGTAAACGGTGAATTTCAAAAATGTGCAGCCACCAGAGCAATTATTAATCAAGTGGATTGGGATTGTGAAGTTTTAACCCACTATTCTGATATTAACTTAGGCTGTCGTCATCGAGTTTCCAGTGGCTTAAATTGGGTTTTTAATACTGTTGAAGAAGCCATTATTCTTGAAGATGATTGTTTACCCGATGTGACATTTTTCCGATTTTGTGAAGAATTATTAGAACGATATCGCCATGATGAACTAATTATGGCAATCTCAGGTAATAATTTTCAATTTGGACACAATCATCCAGGGGCTAGTTACTACTTTTCTCGGTACAATCATATTTGGGGCTGGGCAACTTGGCGCAGAGCTTGGAAATTGTATGATTTAGAAATGAAATTATGGCCGTCAATTAGAGACACAGGGAGGTTACAACAGATCCTAGAAAATCCTGAAGTGATCGCCTATTGGTCAAGAATCTTTCAAGATGCCTATGAAGGATTTAATACTTGGGATTATGCTTGGACATTTGCTTGTTGGGCGAATCAAGGCTTAACGATTCTTCCTCACGTTAATCTAGTTTCAAATATTGGTTTTAGAGCCGATGCAACCCATACGAAAGGGGAATCTCAACTGGCTAATTTACCCACACAACCCATTAGTTTTCCCCTGCAACATCCAACTGTTGTAATGCGTAACCGTCAAGCTGATCATTGGACTGAGGCAATTATGTTTAGTTCTACTGTATCTCCGACTCAAGAAAAACTAAATTCAGAGGGGATAGAACGTTTATCCCAAGGAATTGAATCTCTCAATAAAAATGAAAATTTAGAAGCTCTCAATCTCTTTAAAGAGGTACTGGAAATTGCTCCAGAGCAATCAGGGGTTTATTACGCTAAAGCGATTGCTGAAGCTCGTCTAGGTCAATTATTTGAGTCTCTTGATTCCCTCAAAGCATTATTGAATTTGAACCCTAATCACTCCCAAGGTCAACGGCTGTTAGAACAGTTATCCACTGAAGCAAAACAAAAAATTAAAGCTCAGATTGAAAAAGCTATTTCTTTATTCAATCAAGGTCAAAAAGTGGCTGCTTTACGTTGTGCTGAAAAAAACAAAGAAGCCGGAATATTTATCCCAGAAATGCACTATATTCGAGCCGTTTGTTTAAGTGCAGTCGGTCGATATGAAGAAGCACTAGCAGCAGCTAAACAGGAACTAGAAAATAACCCCAATCACCCTGAAGCTCAAGCTCAAGTTCAATCTTTAACTCAAGCCTTGATTCGACCTGAAAAAGCAAAAATTCCCACCCATGAACGACCCTGGAATACCGCTTTGCCTTATGAATTAATGATGTCGATTCAAAATGCTTTACATAACTTTTCTTACAAAGGAGTTCCGTTACAAAAAAATCCCTTTGATTATTCGATTTATCCGGTATTGCTCTGGAAAATTAAACCTCAGACTATTATTGAAATTGGTTCTAAAAGCGGAGGAAGTGCCTTATGGTTTGGAGATTTAATGAATAACTTTGGAATTGAAGGTCATGTTTATTCCATTGATATTGTCAAAGTGACTCAAGTTTCCCATCCTCGCGTTACCTTTTTAGAAGGCGATGGAAGTAATTTAGCGGAAACGTTATCCCCTAAATTCATTCAATCCCTACCCCGCCCTTTATTAGTGATTGAGGATGCAGATCATTCATTTACAACCAGTAAAGCAGTGTTAGATTTCTTCCATGCTTATCTGGATCAAGGAGAATATATTATTGTTGAGGATGGCATTATTTCTGATATTGTTCAAGATGCTTCTTATAATAGTGGCCCCCATCAAGCTTTAAAGTCCTTTTTATCAGAACATCCCCAAGACTATGAAATTGATGGAGAATATTGTGACTTTTTTGGATATAACTTAACTTGGGCAACAAATGGCTTTTTGAAAAAGCAGACTCTAGCAAAAATTCGCGCATCAATTCCTCAATCTATCAAAAGTAAATCTACCAATATTAAATCTCAATCCCTTCCACCAGATTATCCAGAATTTCAAGAATTATTACAGATTGTTTCTCCTTATACCGGACTGAGCGAAGAACGATTATATTCACTGTTTTCCTTAGCGAAAAAGGTTTGTATTGATAATATTCCGGGTAATTTTGTGGAGTGTGGTGTAGAAAAAGGGGGTTCAACTGCATTACTAGCGGCTGTCCTTACAAGATATAGTAAACAACCTCGATTACTATATGCTTTTGATTCCTTTCAAGGTTTACCTAAACCCTCTGAATTTGATCGATATCAAGGTGTATCAGCAGAGTCCCTCGGTTTGACACAAGGAAGTTGTGCGGCACCGGAATCTAGTGTTTTAAATCTCTGTGCAAAATTGGGTGTTTCTGATGTTGTTCGTACAGTTAAAGGATATTTCCAAGACACCTTACCTCAATTCAGAAATTCAGTTGGGGTAATTGCACTCTTGCACATGGATGGTGATTGGTATGAATCTACAAAAGTCATTTTAGAACAGCTTTTTGACCGCGTGGTTAATGATGGGTTTATCCAAGTTGATAATTATGGTCATTGGGAAGGCTGTAAAAAAGCTTTACATGAATTTGAAGAAAAAAATCACCTTAAATTCAATTTGAATCCGATTGATTATACAGGAGTTTGGTTGACAACCCCTGATCAATTTCCTCTTAATCCCATTATTGAACCCAACCTACTAAACGACTTTAATCAAGATGATCCAGTTGTTTATGGGATTCAAAGCCAAATGTCGAAAAATGAACGATTTCAACTCTATTATGTTCTCCGAAAATTGTTACCCGAATTTTCTCAACCCTTGCGTTTTATTGAAATTGGATCATTTGCAGGAAGTTCTCTATTTCTAACTTGTAAAGCCTTAAACCGACTCACCTCTAATTTACAAGGATTTGCCATCGATCCAGGGTTACATCCTCAGTTAAAACTGGTTCTTCAAGAAGTTAAACAAAATGTTACCCATCTGCAACAGTTTTCCCATGATGCCGTGATTCAACTGCAACTGAAATTTGAACAAGATAGCAATTTCCCTCCCTTCATTTTTGTCGATGGAGATCACAGTTATGAAGGAGTCAAACAAGATATTATTAACTATTATCCCTTGTTAAAACCCGGTGGAATTATGATGTTCCATGATTACTTACCTGCCCTTAATGATGAGAATCGTAGTGCAATCTTATCTCATCATGGCGGAAATGAACCGGGGATTCGTCAAGCGTGTCAGGAACTTATGGAAGACACCTATCGTTGTGAACTAATCGATATTCCCCTTTTATATCCCACAGATCCCACCCAAACTCAAGCCTATCTCCCGATTATTCCAGGGGTATTTTCCACCATTCGAGTCTATCGTAAACCCATTAACTAA